A single region of the Halorussus salinus genome encodes:
- a CDS encoding ABC transporter substrate-binding protein, with translation MTDANEGSDVSRRDYIKAAGAGTIGVTGLAGCMGGGGEGESTTTTDSGSDETTESMDDGEETTTEESSNYETLEVQHWWTGGDGAAAVEALFEGFAEAYPDIEVNQNPVSGGAGQNLETVIKKRVLNNNPPSSWQAWPGANLQPYVAADKLEDIGDSVWSQNGMKDAYLEGPKEAARPGGNFVTVPLNIHRINNLFYNVSVVEDAGVDPASIETPGDLVSAMETVESETDAVGMAHQTSSAWSTTQLWATVLLGENDVETYNSFAEGNVADNEEAVKSSLQTVVDYTEHVNDDAGSVSWTEANQKILNGEAAFFHQGDWAAGMYRGQDGFEFEDDWGHVPFPGTEGVYALNMDSFPFPTNNPSPEATTKFLQYVGSVDAQERFNPKKGSIPPRTDVPSDAFGPFLTRQMDDFQNSDSQVQSIEHGLAIAPDPKSNISDAMASFISNWNVDNTYQQLTQAFN, from the coding sequence ATGACAGATGCCAACGAAGGTTCCGACGTTTCTCGGCGCGATTACATCAAGGCGGCCGGTGCGGGTACTATCGGCGTCACCGGACTAGCTGGCTGTATGGGCGGTGGCGGTGAGGGCGAGTCTACGACGACTACCGACTCCGGGTCGGACGAGACCACCGAGTCGATGGACGACGGTGAGGAGACCACCACCGAGGAGTCCTCGAACTACGAGACGCTGGAGGTCCAGCACTGGTGGACCGGCGGCGACGGTGCCGCGGCGGTCGAGGCGCTGTTCGAAGGGTTCGCGGAGGCGTACCCCGACATCGAGGTCAACCAGAACCCGGTCTCCGGCGGCGCGGGCCAGAACCTCGAAACGGTCATCAAGAAGCGCGTGCTGAACAACAACCCGCCCAGTTCGTGGCAGGCGTGGCCGGGCGCGAACCTCCAGCCGTACGTGGCGGCGGACAAGCTCGAAGACATCGGCGACTCGGTCTGGTCGCAGAACGGGATGAAGGACGCCTACCTCGAAGGCCCGAAGGAGGCGGCTCGCCCCGGCGGGAACTTCGTGACGGTGCCGCTGAACATCCACCGCATCAACAACCTGTTCTACAACGTCTCGGTCGTCGAGGACGCGGGCGTAGACCCCGCCTCCATCGAGACGCCCGGCGACCTCGTCTCGGCGATGGAGACCGTCGAGTCCGAGACGGACGCGGTCGGGATGGCCCACCAGACCTCCTCGGCGTGGTCGACCACGCAGCTCTGGGCGACGGTCCTGCTGGGCGAGAACGACGTGGAGACGTACAACTCCTTCGCGGAGGGTAACGTCGCCGACAACGAGGAGGCGGTCAAAAGCTCGCTCCAGACGGTCGTCGATTACACCGAACACGTCAACGACGACGCCGGTTCCGTGAGCTGGACCGAGGCCAACCAGAAAATCCTCAACGGCGAGGCCGCCTTCTTCCATCAGGGCGACTGGGCCGCGGGGATGTACCGCGGACAGGACGGCTTCGAGTTCGAGGACGACTGGGGTCACGTTCCGTTCCCCGGAACCGAGGGCGTCTACGCGCTCAACATGGACTCGTTCCCCTTCCCGACGAACAACCCCTCGCCCGAGGCGACGACGAAGTTCCTGCAGTACGTCGGCTCCGTCGACGCCCAAGAGCGGTTCAACCCCAAGAAGGGGTCGATTCCGCCCCGGACCGACGTGCCGAGCGACGCGTTCGGGCCGTTCCTCACCCGACAGATGGACGACTTCCAGAACTCCGACTCGCAGGTCCAGTCCATCGAACACGGCCTCGCTATCGCGCCCGACCCCAAGAGCAACATCAGCGACGCGATGGCGAGTTTCATCTCGAACTGGAACGTGGACAACACCTACCAGCAACTGACGCAGGCGTTCAACTGA
- a CDS encoding carbohydrate ABC transporter permease: MQRLKDALRRITPRNGDETGEVRTDGGATVTGESAESETGTGRSLLSSDFLRSMPFWLPPFLLMGFFVYGAIGWNLVISLTDFEGLLLPEYKISEFDLEMYREAFSDPSFWTAAQNTLVLLVAFTGVCLVVGLLLAILVDQEIRFENTFRIVYLLPMSLSFVVTAKFWAWMYNPEIGMINVTLRQLGLDFLTLQWISNPETKLAAVIFALIWQFSGYAMVVYLAGLRAIPTAHYEAAKVDGASSLKMYWRVILPQLRASTMSAAVVLMVFALKAFDFLYVMFGNNPGPAADILATMMFREAFGSNNWAYGSAIAIVLFGMALAVVAPYLYSEYRRGEL; the protein is encoded by the coding sequence ATGCAACGACTCAAAGACGCACTCCGACGGATAACCCCCCGGAACGGCGACGAGACGGGCGAGGTTCGGACCGACGGCGGAGCCACCGTTACGGGCGAGTCCGCCGAGTCCGAGACGGGAACCGGCCGGTCGCTCCTGTCGAGCGACTTCCTCCGGTCGATGCCGTTCTGGCTCCCGCCGTTCCTGCTGATGGGCTTTTTCGTCTACGGGGCCATCGGGTGGAACCTCGTCATCTCGCTGACGGACTTCGAGGGGCTACTGCTGCCGGAGTACAAGATTTCGGAGTTCGACCTCGAAATGTACCGGGAGGCGTTCTCGGACCCGTCGTTCTGGACCGCGGCCCAGAACACGCTGGTCCTGCTGGTGGCGTTCACGGGAGTCTGTCTCGTCGTCGGCCTCCTGCTCGCCATCCTCGTGGACCAAGAGATACGGTTCGAGAACACCTTCCGCATCGTCTACCTGCTACCGATGAGCCTGTCGTTCGTCGTGACCGCGAAGTTCTGGGCGTGGATGTACAATCCCGAAATCGGGATGATAAACGTCACGCTCCGCCAGTTGGGGCTGGACTTCCTCACCTTACAGTGGATTTCGAACCCCGAGACGAAACTGGCGGCGGTCATCTTCGCGCTCATCTGGCAGTTCTCGGGGTACGCGATGGTCGTGTACCTCGCGGGGCTTCGAGCGATTCCGACCGCTCACTACGAGGCCGCGAAGGTCGACGGCGCGAGTAGCCTGAAGATGTACTGGCGGGTCATCCTGCCACAGCTTCGGGCCTCGACCATGAGCGCCGCGGTGGTGCTGATGGTGTTCGCGCTGAAGGCCTTCGACTTCCTCTACGTGATGTTCGGCAACAACCCCGGCCCGGCCGCCGACATCCTCGCCACGATGATGTTCCGCGAGGCGTTCGGGTCGAACAACTGGGCGTACGGGTCGGCCATCGCCATCGTGCTGTTCGGCATGGCGCTGGCGGTGGTCGCACCGTACCTCTACAGCGAATACCGACGAGGAGAACTATGA